Within the Epinephelus lanceolatus isolate andai-2023 chromosome 9, ASM4190304v1, whole genome shotgun sequence genome, the region GTCGTCAGACAGAGTGGGAGCTGATGTCTCCACTTGTTTATGGGTATTCAGTTTACCTTAGCgtgattgtgtttgtttgtggctCACTTGGTGTGACTTTTGGACTCGGTGGCaccgttgtttttttttgttggactGAACAAACAGTTCTCTCCTCAGCTAAATGACCGTTGGCATGTGTCTGCAAAGCTTTTTAGTGTTCCTTGGTGCCGGTCCAGATTGCATCACAGGGCCGGTCACGTGTGCAGGCTGATGTGATGTTTACCGTAGAGGGCATTCACACATGATGGCGTGTTTACTCCAGTCCTTTTTCTTTTGAACAATGTGAAACGGAAAGCAAGCGTGGTGTACACTTTGGGAGAGTTATAAACTTGTCTCAGCCACAGACATTAAAGCTTTGATGGATGACTCTCACTGTGTTTTGAATGTTACTTGTCAGACACTTGTTGCACATTGGTCTCCTCCTGCTCATAActtatttgtgtatgtgttcttctctttttttcttcatcaaCAGTCcaataaagtcccagtggtGCAGCACGCCCACCATGTTCACCCACTGACGCCCCTCATCACCTACAGCAATGAACACTTCTCCCCCGGCACGCCACCATCACACCTCTCCCCAGAGATCCTCGATCCAAAGACAGGTAATGGGCACTGGCTCGTTTCATTGTAGATCTTAAAGTGATATTCCTCATATTATCTGTCTGTAATCTTTACAAGTGGCTGTAAAAAATTCTAGTTTAGTCAGTAAATTTATGtcaatttttttgtttaactttatttacaCAATGGAACTTAAAACAGGTTTAGGTAGTGCAGAgaacattataaataaaaaagtacataagaaataaaaatagcaagtaaacacaaataaaataaaaataaattacaaacaaaagaaattaaGGAAGACATGAACAAAGTAAGGTTGGGTTTCTGTTTTGCAAATTTGCTAGTGTGTTATTAAGAAAATATTATTGATAACAGGCTTTAAATCagcaaataattaattaattaaatttcaAGTTTGAGTTGAGTATCTAATATTCTGTTTATGAAAGGTTAAGGTCGTACTGAAAGTCTGACTAGAGGTACAATCCCAAAAAAGATGAGTTGTCGTCTCATCTGTGTGGTGACAGAAGGAGCAAAGAGGTTCAGCATTTTGCAGTAACTGAATTAACAGGTCAACAACCGTGCAAAATTCCTGCCAGTTACACAATGAATTCCAGTCGTGACCACCTGTCATAAGAGGGAAAGAAGTACTGAAACATCCATAGAAACCAGGAAGCATGCATGCTAATGTGCACAAACGAACGCACGCTAATGAGCATGACAGGGTCATGAAGTTTGAAAAGGAAACGGTGTGTTTAAACACATTTTGGAAAAACTGTTTCAGTTTGGAACGTCCTGAGCAGGTTTCTATGaacattttgttacttttttCCACCTTGAGAAGCGGACACTATTGGGATCGCCAAAGTGAATTCAGCTGCTGTACTCAGATTCTGGGTGGAGTATTGAGAGTATGGCGGAGATGATAGCAATATTTTCAAAGATGTTAAATGCTGTTTTTATGCACTGGTTTTTAAAAGCTGGCTTCTTCCGTCTGTGGCACCTGCAGGTATTCCTCGGACACCTCACCCGTCGGAGCTCTCTCCATACTATCCCCTGTCTCCTGGCGCTGTTGGTTCCATCGCACACCCTCTGGGCTGGCTCATGCCACAGTAAgtcactttgatttttttgccgTCCACTCGGCCAGACACATTTTCTTCATAGATACAAACCACAGCACAGATAAAGTACTGACGTCAGCGAATCCACAGTGTGGCTAACAACTTGTGCTGAGTTAAGATTTAGGAAGGCACACCAAACTGTTTGATAAAGTTCAAgtcaagaagaaaaaaggtgaacacagggacatttttttctgttttttatccCCTCCTGTttaagtgcgtgtgtgtgtgttcacctgCGCCATATCAGAACAATAATAAATTTAAACATTTGAGTTCACAGGAGGAATTTATGAACATTCATGGGTTTTGCTACGGCTCTCATAATCAATTGCAACGGTGCTGTTCCACAAGCAGGGGATTTGAGTTGATGAGTAGAGGATTAGTGCTGGTGGGTTAGCTGTCAGCTGTGTTTGATCCACCTCACACTGGAGCTTTCGctcactctgtctccctctgtctcctctgtctctcaggcAGGGCCAGCCCATGTACTCCATCCCTCCGGGGGGATTCCGTCACCCTTATCCAGCGCTAGCAATGAATGCATCCATGTCCAGGTGAGCGGATCGTGTTCAGCAACACCCCCACCCTCCCAAAGGGAGACATCTAATATCTGCTGCTTATATGACATGCTGTAATCACATTTCTCAGGCTTTCTATGCCAGCCTTTTTACACACTAGGTCAAAGAAATGGCTGATGTGCACTTTTAAACATCCATTGTTTGCATTGTTAAACTGTTTTGGCAACATTCTACAAAAATAGCATGAATCTTATTTTGCATAACACACTTTCCGTTTGTGACAAACATTGTCAGATCATGCACAGGCTGCGGTGTCAGGACTACAAAGGGATGTGAGGTCTAAGTCTCTCACAGACAAGTTCAGCTTCTTAAATAGTGTGAAGGCATTATTGGCATTCAGCACTCTCCTTCTGTCTTTTCTCTCAGAGCTAAACTTCTGTGGTCAGGCCAATGTTCTGAGCCactccacaacacacacacacaccgcagaGATGAAAGGGCTGGGAATCGATAACGACAAATCAAAGCTCATCTGAACCTACGCGTCCAATCAGACTAAACTCTCCGACCCTCTTTCAAAATTGGAAAGATTTGTAGCGAGCCTTCCGGTGTTAGTATGAGATGAAAAATTCAGAAGGGTCTCTGTGATCAATAGGATGTGTAATGCCAAGCTGAGATGGACTCACAACAATTGCAAACATACCTCGCAAGTTTTTTTTCACACTATATAATGCATCGGATTTAGGGCATGCCAAATACTGCGCCAAAATTTCAAATTAAGAATAAAATCTTATGGCAACAGCATACTTTAGGTAGCATAAACATGACTGCATTACACGAATGGGAGcattattttcaaaatgtggagCTTGTCTGCATGCCATCAGCTGTGAGCAGCGCTGAGTTATTCATCAGGGACTGAGTGGGATGTTTACAGAGTAAGTCGGTATAGGTTTATTACCGAGGGAATGACAGGCACCTCCTTGTTTATACAGCATGAATTATTAAGTGGttcaaaaaaaaaggaaaaaagcaaaatattaGCTCTTAATAACAGATATTTTATTAGACTCCATgtatttatgacttttttttcttaggGTTGGATTCTAAATTCAGTCAGATAGTAGATATCAAACATGGAGTCAAAACAAGCTTTTAACTATCGTGCTGTGTGAGCATTTTTAACCTGGACTCtaatgctgttgtgtttgtcACAGGATTGAGCAATATGgcaaaaatcaaatatcacaatattattgATATTGCAACAATGTTGTAGGGTTGACTAGTGGTacattcacaaaatatttatgtgggtaaaggcaaataatagaacagctaaaACAGACTGGTAAGCTCAGAAATAATGTCACCTTACTTTAATTCAGCCTTTAAAACTAGGGAAGACAAATTTTAATGCTATTATGTTTTCCAAAATCGAAGATGATATCTTGTGTTGTATCATgcagggctgggtgatatggccttTATTGAATTCCTCCTTAAAAGACTGCAGATTACTAAATTACTAAACTAATAAATGaactactgttacaataaagttaaataaagtactgttataatgaagtttaataaataaaaaaaagttcaagTATTGTTCCAGGgaaataaattcaaatttaaccACTGGTGCTTTCATTTTGAAGCACCCGGCTTGTCTCCGTTGATATGTTTGCTGTGAATTTGAAGCTTCCAGTCAGCAGCTAGATGTTAGCCTGTAGCAGAGAGTTAAACTGTCACGATGGCGCAGTTAAAcgtgaggatttattcactgtgtgcCGGacacaaactaacagctctccagttcatttattaataatatttgcaagttgTACTGGTGCTGGTTAGTTGCAAACTGTGAGTAAATGGTGGCGATGTGAAGCCCTGCACATACAAAAGCACATACTCTGCCTGCTCAGCCACTGTCGCCCAGGAACCAGAGGTCTGGATGGGTGTGTGAAGCATCATGTTTGTGCTGGTagcttaaaaataataatgtagcAATTTAAAGTCGATGTTTGCAATGTAGTCATTTTTATACGTCCAGGTGGAACAAGCCATGAAACATCAAGTATAATTGATATGTTGCACACCCCTAATGTCATGATATCTATATAATGTAGACATATATTGCCCGGCCCCTGTTTGACTGTTAGTAATGCCTTTATATATTTTAAGTTAGCTCCGGGTTTGTCCATACTACATATATCATGAGGTAGAGCTGTGACATGTTAAAATAGAGGAATTTTCCAACATTAACTAGGGCGTGTGTGTGATAGAGAGAGAGTTTAATTTCCCCCCTTGTTCATTACAATGCTCCATTGTATTAACAATTGGAAATAAAGAGAGACACTTTGTAAAGGTGTTCTGTGTGGACGGCTGTCAGAACGCTCTCTGGAACGTGGTAAGGAAAGTGGTTTCAGGTGTCACGGCCATGCTGTCGCCATGGTAACAACACACTCCACTTTTCTCCAGCCACTGCTGAATAAAGGGGCTTTTGAAAAAGTCTTTATTTGAACAAAAAGCAAGCATGTAACTCATTGTGTGTATGATTTTAGTCTAGACGGACACAGTAGGCACAGTGAATTTAACCCAGAGGGTAAGGCAGGGCAGTTGTGTGCCAAGTTAGCTGAACCTTTTCTCGTCAGGTTCACAGAGGTTCCCTGTTAAACCCGACTGTTAAAACATTCCCTCCTGTTGCTCTCGCAGCTTGGTGTCCAGCCGCTTCTCCCCTCACATGGTGACTCCGCCACCGCACAGCCTCCACCAGACCGGCATACCGCACCCTGCCATCGTCTCCCCGGCTATCAAACAGGAGCCCAGTGGTGACATGAGTCCCTCGATGCATGCGTAAGAATGTCTTATAATTGTATCAAAACCTGCTTTCATTGCCGCACAATATTTCCCTTTGTTAGCTTTAATTCACCGTCACCTCGCCACCATTCACGGTTTCTAAATGgcatatttttaatgtttcgGATTAGCAGGAAATCCCCCGTTCCTCCCAAGAAAGAAGAGGACAAGAGGCCTCATATCAAGAAACCTCTGAATGCTTTCATGCTGTATATGAAGGAGATGAGAGCCAAAGTAGTGGCAGAATGCACTCTGAAAGAGAGCGCTGCCATCAACCAGATCCTTGGAAGACGGGTAAGTAGCACAGTCACTGATGTGCATGTGAGTTTATGACCGTGATATATGTGTGCGTGTTTAGCAGTCCTTTGATATCTTCTGTCTTCGTCCACAGTGGCATTCCCTGTCAAGAGAGGAACAAGCCAAATACTATGAGCTGGCCAGAAAAGAGAGGCAACTCCACTCCCAGCTCTATCCAGGGTGGTCAGCACGAGACAACTATGTGAGTAGCACATTTCCATGATCATCTCTTATGTtatatatgagaagaggaagtttgttttttctcaccAGGCTGAGTCAAATATGAGTGTGTCAGTTAATTATAGTAATTGAACTTTAAAACCGAagcagttgaggtggtttgctTTCACTATGAGAATTAACAGCATTGTCTTATCTGTGCAGGGGAAGcggaaaaagaggaagagagacaatAAACCCGACTCAAAACCAGAAGGTAAGGGGCCTTTTCTTCCTGTctgtattttagattttttttctccacaaactGAAGTAAGGGAGAAGAAGCGTAGGAACTAACGGGTAGGACTTGAATTTTCTTGCAAAGCTGAAGTGCAAACTGCGATGCTGCACCTTTATTCAGTTATTTCTGCATGGATTCTTTTCCTCACTAACACTGACTAACTTCTTTCCCTGCTTCTATGCTTTGACAAGCAGCTTATGAGGTTCAGTGCTAATAGTGGCAGGTATGTGTGCTGTTGTGCAACCAAGTGACCACTGTAATTTGCCCAAAATAAGAGCACTTTCCACACTTCAGTCCACATTTACATCGTGTCACGttcctttttttattgcaaATGCATACCATCTGAACATGTTAAACATCACGTTTCACTCTCCCTGTTGGAATGCGTTTTCAAGTTGATTTCTTTCACAGTTTTCACCGCCATCATCTTCACTGCTTTGATAATCACTCGTTCGCTTCTGTCACGGCAGCATTGAGGGACGTGAACCAGATTTGAAGCCAGCAGCAGATCCATAATTCAGCTTTCTCACGTCTCTTTGTTTTCCCCAGACTTCTCGATAAGAAGCAAGAAGCAGTGCGTGCAGTACCTGCCCTCGGAGAAGATGTGTGACAGCCCGGCGTCGTCACACGGCAGCATGCTGGACTCGCCGGCCACTCCCTCTGCAGCCTTGGCCTCCCCGGCTGCTCCCGCCGCCACTCACTCCGAGCAGGCCCAGCCGTTATCGCTCACCACCAAACCGGAGGGACGCGTGCACCACCACTTCTCCCTAGCCGGGAAGGCTTCTGGATCcacatcttcttcctcctcctcctcctcctcctcctcctcctcctcctcctcctcttcctcctcctcctcccacacCCACCTCTCCATCCCAATTGGTACTTCAGGTAGCCAGTCGACCACACCCATCCTCACCCGGCCAATCCCCTTCACCTCCCTGCACCCTTCCATGCTCTCCCCACCTTCCCCTTTCCATCAGGCAGCCCTTCACTCCCATCATGCCCTCTTCCAGTCGCAGCCCCTCTCTCTGGTCACCAAACCAACTGAATGAATCCGCAAAGGCAATTCTCTCCCATTTATTGTGCTGTATATTGCTTTTCCTTAAAATAGGTATTAGAACtgctttttttctaaataatgAAAAGGAAGAAATATTATTGGTCAATATTTGACTGCCTCCTTTTCTACATCtctcaatgaaaacaaaatgtattttttgtaaaatttACTGCAGAACTGGTTTCTTTTTGATGCATTTATCCAATGAACCTCTTGTATAAAAGAACCAATGTACATAAAGTttctttata harbors:
- the tcf7l1b gene encoding transcription factor 7-like 1-B isoform X1, with translation MPQLNGGGGDDLGANDEMISFKDEGEQEEKISENVSAERDLDDVKSSLVNESENNSSSSDSEQAERRPQTRPDSESYEKARDYFNEALRRQQDGGFFKSPHYPGYPFLMIPDLTNPYLSNGSLSPSARTYLQMKWPLLDVPGSAALKDSRSPTPGHLSNKVPVVQHAHHVHPLTPLITYSNEHFSPGTPPSHLSPEILDPKTGIPRTPHPSELSPYYPLSPGAVGSIAHPLGWLMPQQGQPMYSIPPGGFRHPYPALAMNASMSSLVSSRFSPHMVTPPPHSLHQTGIPHPAIVSPAIKQEPSGDMSPSMHARKSPVPPKKEEDKRPHIKKPLNAFMLYMKEMRAKVVAECTLKESAAINQILGRRWHSLSREEQAKYYELARKERQLHSQLYPGWSARDNYGKRKKRKRDNKPDSKPEDFSIRSKKQCVQYLPSEKMCDSPASSHGSMLDSPATPSAALASPAAPAATHSEQAQPLSLTTKPEGRVHHHFSLAGKASGSTSSSSSSSSSSSSSSSSSSSSSSHTHLSIPIGTSGSQSTTPILTRPIPFTSLHPSMLSPPSPFHQAALHSHHALFQSQPLSLVTKPTE
- the tcf7l1b gene encoding transcription factor 7-like 1-B isoform X2 — encoded protein: MPQLNGGGGDDLGANDEMISFKDEGEQEEKISENVSAERDLDDVKSSLVNESENNSSSSDSEQAERRPQTRPDSESYEKARDYFNEALRRQQDGGFFKSPHYPGYPFLMIPDLTNPYLSNGSLSPSARTYLQMKWPLLDVPGSAALKDSRSPTPGHLSNKVPVVQHAHHVHPLTPLITYSNEHFSPGTPPSHLSPEILDPKTGIPRTPHPSELSPYYPLSPGAVGSIAHPLGWLMPQQGQPMYSIPPGGFRHPYPALAMNASMSSLVSSRFSPHMVTPPPHSLHQTGIPHPAIVSPAIKQEPSGDMSPSMHAKSPVPPKKEEDKRPHIKKPLNAFMLYMKEMRAKVVAECTLKESAAINQILGRRWHSLSREEQAKYYELARKERQLHSQLYPGWSARDNYGKRKKRKRDNKPDSKPEDFSIRSKKQCVQYLPSEKMCDSPASSHGSMLDSPATPSAALASPAAPAATHSEQAQPLSLTTKPEGRVHHHFSLAGKASGSTSSSSSSSSSSSSSSSSSSSSSSHTHLSIPIGTSGSQSTTPILTRPIPFTSLHPSMLSPPSPFHQAALHSHHALFQSQPLSLVTKPTE